One segment of Pleomorphomonas sp. PLEO DNA contains the following:
- the glpD gene encoding glycerol-3-phosphate dehydrogenase, producing MADVDILVIGGGINGCGIARDAVGRGYSVLLAEMGDLASGTSSASTKLIHGGLRYLEHYEFRLVREALTEREILWAMAPHIIWPLRFVLPHHAGLRPAWLLRLGLFLYDHLGGRKRLPATRALDLRVDAAGRALKTGYRKGFEYSDCWVQDARLVALNAIDAAARGTTIVTRTRVTRAVRVGDHWAVTLTDTETGAVRTVTARLVVNAAGPWIDEVLRSAADMPEAHNVRLVQGSHIIVPKLYDHDRAYIFQNADGRIVFAIPYERDFTLIGTTDRDYSGDPADVRITGEETTYLAASASEYFEKQITVSDVVWTYSGIRPLYNDGASKAQEATRDYVLKLAGEKAEPKMLNVFGGKITTYRRLAESALELIEQTIGARGAPWTKGAILPGGDIPAGGLEAYQTRLVAARPGIDPGLIGRLAHTYGTRTEAILAGATITADLGRDFGAGLTEAEVRYLVKEEWAKNADDILWRRTKLGLRVPKEAVADIDVFIAGLR from the coding sequence ATGGCGGACGTGGATATCCTGGTCATCGGTGGCGGCATCAACGGCTGTGGCATCGCCCGCGATGCAGTGGGGCGCGGTTACTCGGTGCTATTGGCCGAGATGGGGGATCTTGCATCCGGTACGTCCTCTGCGTCGACGAAGCTTATTCACGGCGGCCTCCGCTACCTTGAGCACTACGAGTTCCGTCTCGTCCGTGAGGCTCTGACGGAACGGGAAATCCTCTGGGCCATGGCGCCGCATATTATCTGGCCGCTGCGCTTCGTCCTGCCGCATCATGCCGGCCTCAGGCCCGCGTGGTTGCTGCGGCTCGGCCTTTTTCTTTACGATCACCTCGGCGGCCGGAAGAGGCTGCCGGCCACCCGGGCGCTTGATCTTCGCGTCGACGCCGCGGGAAGAGCACTGAAGACCGGCTATCGCAAAGGGTTCGAATATTCCGACTGCTGGGTGCAGGATGCTCGCCTCGTGGCACTCAATGCCATCGACGCCGCTGCTCGTGGCACCACCATTGTCACTCGCACTCGCGTGACGAGAGCCGTCCGCGTCGGCGACCACTGGGCTGTGACACTCACCGACACGGAAACCGGCGCCGTTCGCACCGTCACCGCTCGTCTCGTCGTCAACGCCGCCGGACCGTGGATCGATGAAGTGCTGCGCTCCGCCGCCGATATGCCGGAGGCGCATAATGTTCGTCTCGTGCAGGGCTCGCACATCATCGTTCCGAAACTCTATGACCATGACCGCGCCTACATCTTCCAAAACGCGGACGGCCGCATCGTCTTCGCCATTCCTTACGAGCGCGATTTCACTCTGATTGGCACCACGGACCGCGATTATTCCGGCGATCCGGCGGACGTCCGGATCACCGGCGAGGAGACGACCTATCTCGCGGCATCCGCCTCGGAGTATTTCGAAAAGCAGATTACCGTCTCCGACGTCGTCTGGACCTATTCCGGCATTCGTCCGCTCTACAACGACGGGGCTTCGAAGGCGCAGGAGGCGACGCGCGATTACGTGCTGAAGCTTGCAGGCGAAAAAGCCGAGCCGAAGATGCTCAACGTGTTTGGTGGCAAAATCACCACCTATCGCCGTCTTGCTGAGAGCGCGCTGGAGCTCATCGAACAAACGATCGGCGCACGAGGCGCGCCTTGGACCAAGGGTGCGATACTGCCTGGCGGAGATATTCCTGCCGGAGGCCTCGAGGCTTACCAGACGCGTCTTGTCGCGGCTCGTCCTGGCATCGATCCGGGGCTGATCGGACGGTTGGCCCATACCTATGGCACCCGGACGGAAGCAATTCTTGCTGGCGCCACCATTACCGCCGACCTCGGACGCGACTTTGGCGCTGGCCTGACGGAAGCCGAGGTGCGCTATCTGGTTAAAGAGGAATGGGCGAAAAACGCCGACGACATACTGTGGAGACGCACCAAGCTGGGGCTCCGCGTGCCGAAAGAGGCAGTTGCCGACATAGATGTCTTCATCGCCGGCCTGCGCTGA
- a CDS encoding Lrp/AsnC family transcriptional regulator, giving the protein MEELDVFDLRLLAAIQAKGDMTQAELSEIVHLSPTQCARRLQRLRADGYVRDIVAILDPERLGINIIAHTLVGLRNHDDETGKAFRAFVDTADEVVECWSQTGDADYLLKVMVRDLGELASLIERLITAVGGFASLRSFVALKAIKRTTAVPIRV; this is encoded by the coding sequence TTGGAAGAACTGGATGTCTTCGACTTACGCCTTCTCGCCGCCATCCAGGCCAAGGGGGATATGACCCAGGCGGAGTTGTCTGAGATAGTTCATCTCTCGCCCACCCAATGCGCCCGTCGCCTGCAACGCCTCCGGGCCGATGGTTACGTCCGCGATATCGTCGCCATCCTCGATCCCGAGCGTCTTGGCATCAATATTATCGCCCACACGCTGGTCGGCCTGCGCAACCACGACGATGAGACGGGCAAAGCTTTCCGAGCTTTTGTCGACACGGCCGACGAGGTGGTGGAGTGTTGGTCACAGACCGGCGACGCTGACTATCTTCTGAAAGTCATGGTCAGGGATCTCGGAGAACTTGCCAGTTTGATCGAGCGGCTGATCACTGCCGTCGGGGGATTCGCTTCGCTCCGCTCCTTCGTGGCGCTGAAGGCCATCAAGCGGACAACGGCGGTGCCGATCCGGGTGTAA
- a CDS encoding EAL domain-containing protein, with protein MKLRWLKWLRLLALSAVVTTVPIAAADYVLFQHAISTGQAEADSMAARYLTRAETTVAEALRVLADLRVSGRVSCSLADRTTFGMAAFNSEFIVQIGLTDEAGTLICGEPMGALAAPARLPVAEKGDPSVMLSVLSDGKDRRQAVVTLRVDDQSRLVARLASRALDIDAGASYFEDSSTASVYLDDGSEWSKFAGKWTESDKSAALVSVVSSERYPIKVRVAVDQTAAQKSIAGLRTITIILSTMAGLGVFIIVTWSMWRQSEGDSFSRAVDNHEFFPYYQPVFDLMTGEIRGAEVLVRWLRPDGTMVPPGQFLAYAEATGAIRDITRQLMTQTVADVSDIYDKNPGLKLAINLTAMHFNDLEIMDDIKRIYGNSKIRYEQLCFEVTEQHPLKDLTLSRAIIGRIQALGASVALDDVGTGHGGLAYLQKLGVDIIKIDKMFIDHIGTDHSSQTIVDTLVELGHQLGLGIVAEGVERPDQVEHLKSIGVVQAQGYIYSPPIPVKQFREFALKSLERAKSGLATRTDKPVEVSDSFASLTVSVDDDENGEADAA; from the coding sequence GTGAAGCTCAGGTGGTTGAAATGGCTCCGGCTCCTTGCCCTGTCGGCGGTTGTGACAACCGTTCCGATCGCCGCCGCCGACTACGTTCTTTTCCAACATGCCATTTCAACCGGACAGGCCGAGGCTGATTCCATGGCGGCGCGCTATCTGACGCGTGCCGAGACGACCGTCGCCGAAGCATTGAGAGTGCTCGCCGACCTCAGGGTCAGCGGCCGCGTGAGCTGTAGTCTTGCCGATCGAACCACTTTTGGAATGGCGGCCTTCAACTCGGAGTTCATCGTACAGATCGGACTGACCGACGAAGCCGGTACGCTGATTTGTGGCGAACCGATGGGTGCCCTCGCGGCACCTGCTCGGTTGCCGGTGGCCGAGAAAGGCGATCCGTCGGTCATGTTGTCGGTGTTGAGCGATGGAAAGGACAGACGGCAAGCCGTCGTCACGTTGCGAGTCGACGACCAGTCGCGTCTCGTAGCCCGCCTCGCATCGCGCGCACTCGATATCGATGCTGGCGCCAGCTATTTCGAAGACTCAAGCACCGCCTCCGTCTATCTCGACGACGGGTCCGAGTGGAGCAAATTCGCCGGCAAGTGGACGGAGAGCGACAAGTCGGCCGCGCTGGTATCTGTGGTCTCTTCCGAGCGCTATCCGATCAAGGTTCGAGTGGCGGTCGACCAAACGGCGGCCCAGAAATCGATTGCCGGTCTTCGTACCATCACCATTATTCTGTCTACGATGGCCGGGCTAGGCGTCTTTATCATCGTCACCTGGTCCATGTGGCGCCAGTCCGAGGGCGACAGCTTCTCGCGCGCCGTCGATAACCATGAATTCTTCCCCTACTACCAGCCGGTGTTTGACTTGATGACCGGAGAAATTCGCGGTGCCGAGGTGCTGGTTCGTTGGCTGCGGCCAGATGGCACCATGGTACCGCCTGGCCAGTTCTTGGCCTACGCCGAGGCGACAGGCGCCATTCGCGACATAACGCGTCAGCTCATGACTCAAACGGTAGCCGACGTTTCCGACATCTACGACAAGAATCCCGGGCTCAAGCTGGCCATCAATCTTACGGCCATGCATTTCAACGACCTGGAGATCATGGACGACATCAAGCGGATCTACGGCAATTCGAAGATCCGCTATGAGCAGCTCTGCTTTGAGGTAACCGAGCAGCATCCGCTTAAGGACCTCACGCTGTCACGCGCCATCATCGGCCGCATCCAGGCGCTTGGCGCCTCGGTCGCCCTCGACGATGTCGGCACCGGGCACGGCGGTCTTGCCTACCTACAGAAGCTTGGCGTCGATATCATCAAGATCGACAAGATGTTCATCGACCACATCGGTACCGATCATTCCTCACAGACGATCGTCGACACTTTGGTCGAGCTTGGACATCAGCTCGGCCTGGGCATTGTTGCCGAAGGCGTCGAGCGTCCAGATCAGGTGGAACACCTCAAATCGATCGGCGTCGTCCAGGCGCAGGGATATATCTACTCGCCGCCGATCCCGGTGAAGCAATTCCGCGAGTTTGCGCTGAAGTCGCTCGAGCGCGCGAAATCCGGTCTGGCTACGCGCACCGACAAGCCGGTCGAAGTCTCCGACAGCTTTGCCTCCCTAACAGTTTCAGTCGACGACGACGAAAACGGCGAGGCCGATGCCGCCTGA
- the aspS gene encoding aspartate--tRNA ligase, with the protein MHAYRSHTCGQLRASDVGQNVRLSGWVHRVRDHGGLLFIDLRDHYGMTQVVVDPDSGSFKLAETLRAEWVIRVDCLVRARTPETINANLPTGEIEVFANEISVLAQAKDLPLPVFGEPDYPEDVRLKYRFLDLRRETLHGNIVKRTKVIRSMRRRMEDAGFTEYSTPILTASSPEGARDFLVPSRIHAGKFYALPQAPQQYKQLLMVAGFDRYFQIAPCFRDEDPRADRLPGEFYQLDLEMSFVTQDDVFNTMEPVIRGVFEEFAEGKPVTQQFRRIKYDDAVRLYGSDKPDLRNPIEMQAVTEHFAGSGFKVFARMIEADPKTEVWAIPAKTGGSRAFCDRMNSWAQGQGQPGLGYIFWRSENGAVEGAGPLAKNIGPERTEAIRVQLGLAEGDAVFFVAGDPAKFYKFAGEARNRVGFDLNLVDTERFELCWIVDFPFYEWSDEDKKLDFAHNPFSMPQGGLEALNGQDPLTIKAFQYDMVCNGYEMASGSIRNQSPETMVKAFELVGTSKAEVEERFGGMYRAFQYGAPPHGGMAAGVDRVVMLLCGAQNLREITLFPMNQRAEDPLMGAPSEASLKQLRELHLKLNVPN; encoded by the coding sequence ATGCACGCCTATCGCTCCCACACCTGCGGCCAACTTCGAGCTAGCGACGTTGGGCAGAATGTGCGGCTGTCCGGCTGGGTGCATCGCGTGCGCGATCATGGCGGCCTGCTGTTCATCGACCTTCGCGACCATTACGGCATGACGCAGGTCGTGGTTGATCCCGACAGCGGCTCGTTCAAGTTGGCCGAGACCTTGCGCGCCGAGTGGGTGATCCGTGTCGACTGCCTCGTTCGCGCCCGCACGCCCGAGACGATCAACGCGAACCTTCCTACCGGCGAGATCGAGGTGTTCGCCAACGAGATCTCCGTGCTGGCTCAGGCCAAGGACTTGCCGCTACCGGTGTTCGGCGAGCCGGACTATCCGGAGGACGTGCGCCTCAAGTATCGCTTCCTCGACCTTCGCCGCGAAACGCTGCATGGCAACATCGTCAAGCGGACGAAGGTCATCCGCTCCATGCGCCGCCGCATGGAAGATGCCGGATTCACCGAATATTCGACGCCGATCCTGACGGCCTCGTCGCCGGAAGGCGCGCGCGACTTCCTGGTGCCGAGCCGTATCCACGCCGGTAAATTCTACGCCCTTCCGCAGGCGCCGCAGCAGTACAAGCAGCTGCTGATGGTGGCCGGCTTCGATCGCTATTTCCAGATCGCACCCTGCTTCCGCGACGAGGATCCGCGCGCCGACCGCCTGCCGGGCGAATTTTACCAGCTCGATCTCGAGATGAGCTTCGTGACGCAGGACGACGTCTTCAACACCATGGAGCCAGTCATCCGTGGCGTCTTCGAGGAGTTTGCCGAAGGAAAGCCGGTCACCCAGCAGTTCCGGCGCATCAAGTATGATGATGCCGTCCGTCTCTATGGCTCGGACAAGCCCGATCTTCGCAACCCGATCGAGATGCAGGCTGTGACCGAGCATTTTGCCGGTTCCGGCTTCAAGGTGTTCGCTCGCATGATCGAGGCCGACCCGAAGACGGAGGTCTGGGCTATCCCGGCCAAGACGGGCGGTAGCCGTGCTTTCTGTGACCGCATGAACTCCTGGGCGCAGGGCCAGGGACAACCCGGCCTCGGTTATATCTTCTGGCGCTCCGAGAATGGTGCGGTGGAAGGGGCTGGTCCGCTTGCCAAGAACATCGGACCTGAGCGTACCGAGGCGATCCGGGTTCAGTTGGGCCTCGCAGAAGGCGATGCGGTGTTCTTTGTGGCCGGTGATCCGGCGAAGTTCTACAAGTTTGCCGGCGAAGCGCGTAACCGCGTCGGCTTCGACCTGAACCTCGTCGATACCGAGCGTTTCGAGCTCTGCTGGATCGTCGACTTCCCCTTCTACGAGTGGAGCGACGAAGACAAGAAACTCGACTTTGCCCACAACCCGTTCTCTATGCCACAGGGTGGCCTTGAAGCGCTTAACGGGCAGGATCCACTGACCATCAAGGCTTTCCAGTACGACATGGTCTGCAACGGCTACGAGATGGCCTCCGGCTCGATCCGCAACCAGTCGCCGGAGACTATGGTCAAGGCTTTCGAATTGGTCGGCACGTCCAAGGCCGAGGTCGAGGAACGTTTCGGCGGCATGTACCGCGCCTTCCAGTATGGCGCGCCGCCACATGGTGGCATGGCGGCCGGTGTCGATCGCGTCGTGATGCTACTGTGCGGCGCGCAGAACCTTCGCGAGATTACGCTGTTTCCGATGAACCAGCGTGCCGAGGATCCGCTGATGGGGGCGCCATCGGAAGCCTCGCTCAAGCAGCTCCGCGAATTGCATCTGAAGCTGAACGTGCCGAACTGA
- a CDS encoding DUF3419 family protein — MSKQKTKDLLANAVHANKLTSRQGILERLFTLAFSGLVYPQIWEDPAVDMAALELNPDKRIITIASGGCNVMNYLTASPAEIIAVDLNPAHIALLKLKLTAACHLPNHESFFRFFGHADERENTARYDRFLRDHLPEDARAYWEKRGLTGRRQIAIFTRNIYRYGLLGRFIGMMHLLARAYGKNPRLMLTARGLDDQRRLFEENLAPVFDSRLVRWLCRMPVSLYGLGIPPAQFAYLSADAGGDLAGLLRQRLSRLACDFPLEDNYFAWQAFGRGYDRESRRAVPPYLGRDAYDAIRANADRVVAVQASMTDRLAEMPAGSLDGYVLLDAQDWMTPVQMIALWTEITRTARPEARVIFRTAGFDSPLEAVLPTEIRSRWSYDPSTVAGYIARDRSSIYGGFHLYVRASA; from the coding sequence ATGAGCAAGCAGAAGACCAAGGACCTCCTGGCAAACGCGGTGCACGCTAACAAGCTGACCAGCCGGCAGGGCATTCTCGAGCGCCTGTTTACCCTTGCCTTCTCCGGCTTGGTTTACCCGCAGATATGGGAAGACCCAGCCGTCGATATGGCCGCTTTGGAACTCAATCCTGACAAGCGCATCATTACGATCGCCTCGGGCGGCTGCAACGTCATGAATTACCTGACCGCATCCCCCGCCGAGATTATCGCGGTCGATCTCAACCCGGCTCACATCGCACTGCTCAAGCTGAAGCTGACCGCTGCTTGTCACCTGCCTAATCATGAGAGCTTTTTCCGCTTCTTCGGTCATGCCGACGAACGCGAGAATACTGCCCGCTACGACCGCTTCTTACGCGACCATCTGCCGGAAGATGCCCGCGCCTATTGGGAAAAGCGAGGCCTGACCGGCCGTCGGCAGATCGCCATCTTCACCCGCAACATTTACCGCTACGGTCTGCTCGGCCGCTTTATCGGCATGATGCATCTGCTCGCTCGTGCCTATGGCAAGAACCCGCGCCTCATGCTGACCGCTCGGGGGCTCGACGACCAGCGACGTCTGTTCGAGGAGAACCTGGCGCCGGTCTTTGATTCACGGCTTGTCCGCTGGCTATGCCGCATGCCGGTATCGCTTTACGGTCTTGGCATCCCGCCAGCCCAGTTCGCCTACCTCTCCGCCGACGCCGGCGGCGATCTGGCCGGCCTGCTGCGGCAGCGCCTTTCCCGCCTTGCCTGCGATTTTCCCCTCGAAGACAACTATTTTGCCTGGCAGGCCTTCGGCCGCGGCTACGACCGCGAAAGCCGCCGGGCAGTTCCGCCCTACCTCGGCCGCGACGCCTATGACGCCATCCGCGCCAATGCCGACCGCGTCGTCGCCGTGCAGGCGTCGATGACCGACCGGCTGGCCGAGATGCCCGCCGGCAGCCTCGACGGTTATGTGTTGCTGGATGCGCAGGACTGGATGACGCCTGTCCAGATGATCGCTCTGTGGACCGAAATCACCCGGACGGCCCGCCCCGAGGCCCGCGTCATCTTCCGCACCGCTGGCTTTGACAGCCCGCTTGAGGCTGTGCTGCCTACTGAAATTCGATCGCGCTGGTCCTATGACCCGTCAACGGTGGCGGGTTATATCGCCCGCGATCGCTCGTCGATCTATGGTGGCTTCCATCTCTACGTGAGGGCGTCGGCGTGA
- a CDS encoding DUF6455 family protein — protein MIDKSSSKAGGDACGCDQEPELMRRMAMTLDSDQVLQGIERKLAADRCHECTELDACKVWLDITAIRGAVHPPKFCRNADLFEEISNDAASSSF, from the coding sequence ATGATCGACAAATCGTCCTCCAAGGCAGGCGGAGACGCCTGTGGCTGTGATCAGGAACCGGAACTCATGCGTCGCATGGCGATGACGCTCGATTCCGATCAGGTCCTGCAGGGCATCGAGCGCAAGTTGGCTGCCGATCGATGCCACGAATGCACCGAACTCGACGCCTGCAAGGTCTGGCTCGATATCACAGCGATCCGTGGTGCCGTGCACCCGCCGAAGTTCTGCCGTAACGCCGATCTCTTCGAAGAAATTAGCAACGACGCAGCTTCGTCGTCCTTCTGA
- a CDS encoding class I SAM-dependent methyltransferase: protein MDRMYRLTRHIYDATRKPYLLGRDRMIEDLNVPPNGTVLEMGCGTGRNLIAAGRRYPGARLFGFDISAEMLKTARSNVERSGLSVCLSEGDACVFDPHAVFGTARFDRVYFSYTLSMIPDWTTALAHGLSLVKDGGRLSVVDFGFCEGLGIPARALLHGWLSLFHVTPRASLETEMARLAKASGRTLTFERPARGYAQLGTLR, encoded by the coding sequence ATGGACCGCATGTACCGGCTAACCCGGCATATCTACGACGCGACGCGCAAACCGTACCTGCTTGGCCGCGATCGCATGATCGAGGATCTCAACGTTCCACCCAATGGTACCGTGCTGGAGATGGGCTGTGGCACCGGTCGCAACCTCATCGCGGCCGGCCGGCGTTATCCAGGTGCCCGTCTGTTTGGTTTCGACATTTCGGCCGAAATGCTGAAGACGGCACGCAGCAACGTAGAACGCTCAGGCCTCAGCGTTTGTCTCTCTGAAGGCGACGCATGCGTCTTTGACCCCCATGCGGTTTTCGGAACTGCACGTTTCGACCGTGTTTATTTCTCCTACACGCTGTCGATGATCCCCGATTGGACGACGGCGCTGGCGCATGGTCTCTCCTTGGTCAAGGATGGAGGGCGCCTGTCAGTCGTCGATTTCGGCTTCTGCGAGGGGCTGGGAATCCCGGCCCGGGCTCTTCTCCACGGTTGGCTTTCTCTCTTCCACGTTACGCCGCGCGCCAGCCTGGAAACGGAAATGGCTCGCCTCGCGAAGGCGAGTGGTCGGACTCTTACCTTCGAACGGCCGGCGCGCGGTTATGCGCAACTCGGCACTCTTCGCTGA
- the glpK gene encoding glycerol kinase GlpK yields MAEFVLAIDQGTTSTRAIVFDEEYRVKGVGKQEFPQHFPDSGWVEHEPEDIWHTTLETMQYALARAAVSPQDIAAIGITNQRETTLIWDRDTGKPIHRAIVWQDRRTSDRCAALRADGAEDMVREKTGLLLDPYFSGTKIAWLLDNVEGARKAAEAGRLAFGTVDSFLLWRLTGGRVHATDATNASRTLLYNIASGEWDDDLLRLFGVPRALLPDVRDSAADFGETDPDLFGVAIPIRGIAGDQHAATVGQSCFSPGMLKSTYGTGCFALLNTGTEIVRSSNRLLSTIAYRLDGKVTYALEGSIFMAGATVQWLRDGLRFFERSDQAGALADHADPSQNVYLVPAFTGLGAPWWDAEARGALYGMTRNTGPAEIARAALEAVCYQTHDLLEAMRRDWTGASQTVLRVDGGMVASDWTMQRLADLLNAPVDRPLVLETTALGAAWLAGHKAGVWPDMQGFSASWKRNRRFMPQMDDDIRQRKLAGWADAVRRTLTT; encoded by the coding sequence ATGGCCGAATTTGTACTCGCGATCGATCAGGGTACCACGTCGACGCGGGCCATCGTTTTCGACGAGGAGTATCGCGTCAAAGGCGTGGGAAAACAGGAGTTTCCTCAGCATTTTCCGGATTCCGGTTGGGTTGAGCATGAGCCGGAGGATATCTGGCATACCACGCTGGAGACCATGCAATACGCCCTCGCCCGCGCCGCCGTGTCGCCACAGGACATCGCGGCCATCGGGATTACCAATCAGCGCGAGACGACGCTGATCTGGGACCGCGACACTGGCAAACCCATCCACCGTGCCATCGTCTGGCAAGACCGTCGGACGTCCGATCGCTGTGCCGCGTTGAGGGCCGACGGCGCTGAAGACATGGTGCGCGAAAAGACCGGACTGCTGCTCGATCCCTATTTTTCCGGCACCAAGATCGCCTGGCTGCTCGACAACGTGGAGGGTGCGCGCAAAGCCGCCGAGGCAGGCCGCCTCGCGTTCGGCACCGTCGACAGCTTTCTGCTTTGGCGACTCACGGGCGGCCGGGTGCATGCGACGGACGCGACCAACGCTTCACGCACCCTCCTCTACAACATCGCCTCCGGAGAATGGGACGACGACCTCCTGCGCCTTTTTGGCGTGCCGCGCGCCCTGTTGCCAGACGTGCGCGATAGCGCCGCAGACTTCGGTGAAACCGACCCCGATCTGTTCGGCGTCGCCATCCCCATTCGAGGCATCGCCGGCGACCAGCATGCCGCGACTGTCGGCCAGTCCTGCTTTTCACCGGGAATGCTCAAGTCCACCTACGGAACCGGTTGCTTCGCTTTGCTCAACACCGGCACCGAGATCGTTCGTTCGTCCAATCGGCTCCTGTCGACCATCGCCTACCGCCTCGATGGTAAGGTGACCTACGCGCTGGAAGGCTCGATCTTCATGGCGGGCGCTACCGTGCAGTGGTTGCGCGACGGCCTGCGCTTTTTCGAACGATCGGATCAGGCCGGGGCTTTGGCCGACCACGCCGATCCCAGCCAGAACGTCTATCTCGTGCCTGCCTTCACCGGCCTTGGCGCCCCGTGGTGGGACGCGGAAGCACGCGGCGCTCTTTATGGGATGACGCGCAACACCGGGCCGGCCGAGATTGCCCGCGCCGCACTGGAAGCGGTTTGCTACCAGACGCACGATCTGCTCGAGGCGATGCGCCGCGACTGGACAGGGGCATCGCAAACGGTGCTGCGTGTCGATGGCGGCATGGTCGCGAGTGACTGGACCATGCAGCGCCTCGCCGACCTCCTGAACGCGCCGGTCGACCGTCCGTTGGTGTTGGAGACCACCGCCCTCGGCGCCGCCTGGCTGGCCGGTCACAAGGCGGGCGTGTGGCCGGACATGCAAGGTTTTTCCGCCAGTTGGAAGCGCAATCGTCGCTTCATGCCCCAGATGGACGACGACATCCGGCAACGAAAGCTCGCAGGGTGGGCCGACGCCGTCAGGAGAACGTTGACCACCTGA
- a CDS encoding histone deacetylase family protein: MKTVYSSRHRLHADNQELNAGVITPAFELPVRVDFILKRIATVGLGEVIEAAPVDALTSAAKVHDAGYLQFMADFWTLWLAEGRTGPTMPYVWPARGQRDIRPEHVNGLMGYYSFDGGGSFVEGTWEAVQSAVWSAVGGAKLIDGGERAAYALCRPPGHHAGSSTMGGYCFINNAAVAAQWFLDHGARRVSILDVDYHHGNGTQEIFYRRRDVQTVDLHADTRFAYPFFSGRADEKGEGQGEGFAVNLPMPFGTAWDTWSDALDEACRAIEAFGPDVVVVSLGLDTFEGDPISKFKLKREDYPKIGARIARLGRPTLFVQEGGYAVEDIGHNAVGVLAGFEGV; the protein is encoded by the coding sequence ATGAAAACCGTCTACTCCTCTCGACACCGCCTGCATGCTGATAACCAGGAACTCAATGCCGGAGTCATCACGCCGGCTTTCGAGCTGCCGGTTCGCGTTGACTTTATTCTGAAGCGGATTGCGACGGTCGGCCTTGGCGAGGTCATCGAGGCGGCGCCCGTCGATGCCTTGACGTCGGCGGCCAAGGTGCACGACGCCGGTTATCTCCAGTTCATGGCCGACTTCTGGACGCTGTGGCTCGCCGAGGGGCGAACCGGCCCGACCATGCCCTATGTCTGGCCGGCGCGCGGTCAGCGCGATATCAGGCCCGAACACGTCAACGGCCTGATGGGATACTACTCCTTCGACGGCGGCGGCTCCTTCGTCGAAGGCACTTGGGAGGCCGTACAGTCGGCGGTCTGGTCGGCGGTCGGCGGTGCCAAACTGATCGATGGCGGCGAGAGGGCTGCCTATGCGCTGTGCCGTCCGCCGGGCCATCACGCGGGATCGTCCACCATGGGCGGCTATTGTTTCATCAACAATGCCGCCGTGGCCGCCCAGTGGTTCCTGGATCATGGCGCCCGCCGCGTTTCCATCCTTGACGTCGATTATCACCATGGCAACGGCACGCAGGAAATCTTCTACCGGCGCCGAGACGTGCAAACGGTGGATCTGCACGCCGACACGCGCTTTGCCTATCCGTTCTTCTCCGGTCGTGCCGACGAAAAGGGCGAAGGGCAGGGCGAGGGCTTCGCAGTCAACTTGCCAATGCCGTTCGGGACTGCCTGGGACACCTGGAGCGACGCACTCGATGAAGCCTGCCGCGCAATCGAAGCCTTCGGACCGGATGTCGTGGTGGTATCGCTCGGCCTCGACACCTTCGAAGGCGATCCGATTTCAAAATTCAAACTGAAGCGCGAGGACTATCCCAAGATCGGCGCCCGTATCGCCCGCCTCGGGCGTCCGACTCTGTTCGTGCAGGAAGGCGGTTACGCCGTCGAGGACATCGGTCACAACGCTGTCGGCGTACTCGCGGGCTTCGAAGGCGTCTGA
- a CDS encoding VOC family protein yields the protein MLDHMGFPAVDYDKSKAFYDKALAPLGVSVVMSVSAEETGGDAFAGYGSDGKPDFWVSTGRPAGEIMHFHVAFVAKDRATVDAFYAEAMAAGGRDNGGPGVRPHYHPNYYAAFVLDPDGNNIEAVCHKPE from the coding sequence ATGCTTGATCACATGGGTTTTCCGGCCGTCGACTACGACAAGTCGAAGGCCTTTTACGACAAGGCACTGGCGCCTCTCGGCGTCTCGGTGGTGATGTCCGTCTCGGCAGAGGAAACCGGCGGCGACGCCTTTGCCGGTTACGGAAGCGACGGCAAACCGGACTTCTGGGTGTCGACCGGCAGACCGGCCGGTGAGATCATGCACTTCCACGTCGCCTTCGTGGCCAAGGATCGCGCCACTGTCGATGCCTTTTACGCCGAGGCGATGGCAGCCGGTGGCCGCGATAATGGCGGGCCGGGGGTTCGGCCGCACTACCACCCGAACTACTATGCGGCCTTTGTGTTGGATCCCGATGGCAACAACATCGAAGCAGTCTGCCACAAGCCGGAATGA